A region from the Papaver somniferum cultivar HN1 unplaced genomic scaffold, ASM357369v1 unplaced-scaffold_125, whole genome shotgun sequence genome encodes:
- the LOC113331395 gene encoding uncharacterized protein LOC113331395 — protein sequence MDRFDGENPRGWVQKSERYFHIHSTEENQKVSVASIFLEGKADKWFLNFQIGKPFLSWRELADGVCARFENPVDDNFIGSFNKLCQVTTVEEYFEQFESLKALMLSSNPHLNEQYFVMSFISGLKTEIKNSVLMFQPPTLLQAFSLSRMQEQKCVQQPKPSKPFQRSFTNSFSNTRPYQASLSPFPPKPIQTTTTVSSPFTPKSGNSTPKSSPPLPPIKRLTQEQMTVRREKGLCYNCDVVYTPGHICKRQQLFMVQVEKPESSEEAEEEVFEETVESPVESDMDISLHALTGAVAGDTIRIPGTIKRHKVSILIDTGSTHSFIDCELARKLNCSISPTGHMLVIVVNGDKTNHHFTEDLRILPLGGCDMMLGAYWLRRLGDITFNFSKLSIAFKYQGKKIVLIGEPEYPTLSIMSSEAAEKYFSKNNHGMVGQLFSITPQSSSSLTPPSILPLLQEFQDIFEEPKQLPPTRNLDHTIPLKPNSTPTIQRPYKCPYTQKGVFEQLVKEMLNSGIIQPSHSPFASPIFLVKKKDNTWRFCVDYRKLNDITVKEKFPIPVVKELLDELNRAMYFTKIDLRTGYHQIRVHVADIHQTTFRTHQGHYEFKALMNEVFQEHLRKFILVFFDDILVYSSSLQEHLKHLQITFSLLRAHKIFAKLSKCCFGQTELEYLGHIITAEGVKTDPTKIACMKEWPTPTNIKELRGFLGLTGYYKKKFQGYGAISRPLTELLNKNSFLWSESATMAFEQLKESMTNTPVLALPYFSKQFTVETDVSDFCVGDVWTQEGKPIAFFSKGLRPRAKALSIYENELIDVVMDVNKWRRPHENAACSSLALSKPNWNLDILSSYAQYTKAQQLIAQTLASSTDNGKFSVKEEVLRYKEMIYVGNNNQVRSTILESIHTSAVGGHSSIQASYVRERGIFTGLA from the exons ATGGATAG ATTCGACGGTGAGAATCCACGAGGATGGGTACAGAAAAGTGAGAGGTACTTTCATATTCACAGCACAGAAGAGAATCAGAAGGTTAGTGTTGCCTCCATATTCTTAGAAGGTAAGGCTGATAAATGGTTCCTTAATTTTCAAATTGGAAAACCTTTTTTATCTTGGAGAGAATTGGCTGATGGTGTTTGTGCTAGATTTGAAAATCCTGTGGATGACAATTTTATAGGTAGTTTTAACAAATTGTGTCAAGTAACTACTGTGGAAGAGTACTTTGAACAATTTGAATCTCTTAAGGCTCTTATGCTAAGTAGTAACCCCCATttaaatgagcaatactttgtAATGAGTTTCATTAGTGGGTTGAAGACTGAAATAAAGAACTCCGTGTTGATGTTCCAACCACCTACACTATTGCAAGCTTTTTCATTATCCAGAATGCAAGAGCAAAAATGTGTTCAACAACCTAAGCCCTCAAAGCCATTCCAGAGATCATTTACCAACTCATTTTCCAACACAAGGCCATATCAGGCTTCATTATCTCCATTTCCCCCTAAGCCTATTCAAACTACTACCACTGTTTCTAGCCCTTTTACACCCAAATCAGGCAACTCCACACCAAAATCCAGTCCACCACTTCCACCTATTAAAAGATTAACACAGGAACAAATGACGGTTAGAAGAGAGAAAGGACTGTGTTATAACTGTGATGTAGTTTACACTCCAGGCCACATTTGTAAGAGACAACAACTGTTTATGGTCCAGGTAGAGAAACCAGAGTCTTCTGAGGAAGCAGAAGAAGAAGTCTTTGAAGAAACTGTTGAATCTCCAGTGGAATCTGACATGGATATATCCTTACATGCTCTCACTGGTGCTGTTGCTGGTGACACTATAAGGATTCCTGGAACCATTAAGAGGCACAAGGTATCAATACTTATAGATACTGGAAGCACTCATAGCTTCATTGATTGTGAATTGGCAAGGAAATTAAATTGCTCCATCAGTCCCACAGGGCACATGTTGGTGATTGTTGTTAATGGGGATAAAACT AATCATCACTTCACAGAAGATTTAAGGATATTACCTTTAGGAGGTTGTGATATGATGTTGGGAGCATATTGGCTGAGAAGGTTAGGTGACATCACTTTTAACTTCTCTAAATTAAGCATTGCATTCAAATATCAAGGCAAGAAGATTGTACTTATTGGTGAACCTGAATACCCAACCTTGAGCATAATGAGTAGTGAAGCTGCAGAAAAGTACTTCAGCAAGAACAATCATGGAATGGTGGGCCAACTATTCTCCATTACCCCACAATCTTCCAGTTCCCTCACTCCTCCATCCATACTTCCACTATTACAAGAATTCCAAGATATATTTGAGGAACCCAAACAACTGCCACCCACTAGAAATTTGGATCATACCATACCCCTCAAACCAAATTCAACACCCACTATCCAAAGGCCTTATAAATGCCCATACACACAAAAGGGGGTATTTGAACAACTTGTGAAAGAAATGCTCAATTCAGGCATCATCCAACCCAGTCATAGTCCCTTTGCTTCCCCCATTTTTTTGGTTAAGAAGAAGGATAATACATGGAGGTTCTGTGTGGACTATAGGAAGTTGAATGACATCACAGTCAAGGAAAAATTTCCAATTCCAGTCGTTAAGGAGCTTCTAGATGAACTAAATAGAGCAATGTACTTCACTAAAATTGATCTGAGGACTGGCTATCATCAGATAAGAGTCCATGTGGCAGATATTCACCAAACAACATTTCGAACTCACCAAGGACATTATGAGTTCAAG GCCCTCATGAATGAGGTTTTTCAAGAACATTTGAGGAAGTTCATTCTGGtcttctttgatgatattttggttTATAGTTCTTCCCTACAAGAGCACTTGAAGCACCTCCAAATTACTTTTTCCTTGTTGAGAGCCCACAAGATATTTGCAAAGTTATCTAAATGTTGTTTTGGACAAACAGAGCTAGAATACCTTGGTCACATTATCACTGCAGAAGGAGTCAAGACTGATCCAACCAAGATTGCATGCATGAAAGAATGGCCTACACCAACTAATATTAAAGAGCTAAGGGGGTTCCTAGGGCTCACTggctattacaaaaaaaaatttcaaggATATGGAGCAATTAGCAGACCCCTAACTGAGCTTCTGAATAAGAACTCCTTCTTATGGAGTGAGTCAGCTACCATGGCCTTTGAACAACTCAAAGAATCCATGACTAACACACCAGTACTTGCCTTGCCATACTTTTCAAAGCAGTTTACTGTTGAGACTGATGTTAGTGATTTTTGTGTGGGGGATGTGTGGACCCAAGAAGGGAAACCAATTGCTTTTTTCAGCAAAGGGTTGAGGCCAAGAGCAAAAGCATTATCAATATATGAGAATGAGTTAATTGATGTAGTTATGGATGTCAACAAATGGAG AAGGCCACATGAAAATGCTGCATGTAGCTCTCTAGCACTCTCCAAGCCAAATTGGAATCTTGATATCCTCTCCAGCTATGCTCAATATACCAAGGCACAACAACTCATTGCTCAGACCCTTGCATCATCTACTGACAATGGTAAATTTTCAGTAAAAGAAGAAGTATTGAGGTACAAGGAAATGATTTATGTGGGGAATAACAACCAGGTCAGAAGCACCATTTTGGAGTCCATACATACTTCTGCAGTTGGTGGACACTCAAGCATACAAGCTTCTTATGTCAGGGAAAGAGGTATTTTTACTGGTCTGGCTTGA
- the LOC113331394 gene encoding uncharacterized protein LOC113331394, whose amino-acid sequence MDFIEGLPVNEKKSVILVVVDRLTKYIHFIGLQHPYTASIVAKAYLGQVFKLHELPSSIVSDRDKVCTSNFWQDLFKALGYQPSQWFKWLALSEWWYNISYHTSLKMSLFKALYGYNPPHMAFPYTTVTSVSAVESYLNQRDAMLDLLKESLQKAQERMKFFADKSSTDRSLEVGDRKVGSLAYKLELPSSARIHPVFHVSQLKKQIGKAHIPSPVLPVVDHAGEVIMRPEKVLSTRSITTRRNEFNQLLIQWTNSAPEDATWEDKSNIQAHYPNFILEDKDTF is encoded by the exons ATGGATTTCATAGAGGGGTTACCTGttaatgagaagaaaagtgtcattctggtggtggtggatagGCTCACCAAATATATCCATTTTATAGGGTTGCAACACCCTTACACAGCATCCATAGTAGCTAAGGCTTATTTGGGTCAGGTTTTCAAGCTACATGAACTTCCTTCTTCCATTGTTTCAGACAGAGATAAGGTGTGTACCAGCAATTTCTGGCAAGATCTCTTTAAAGCTCTGG GGTATCAACCTAGTCAGTGGTTCAAGTGGCTTGCATTAtcagaatggtggtataacatCAGTTATCACACAAGCCTGAAGATGAGTCTATTTAAGGCACTATATGGCTACAATCCCCCTCATATGGCCTTCCCATACACAACAGTCACTTCTGTTTCAGCAGTTGAGTCATATTTGAATCAAAGAGATGCCATGTTGGACTTGCTTAAGGAGAGTTTGCAGAAGGCTCAAGAGAGAATGAAATTCTTTGCTGACAAGAGCAGTACTGATAGGAGTTTAGAAGTTGGAGATAGA AAAGTTGGATCTTTAGCCTACAAATTAGAATTACCATCTAGTGCTAGAATCCATCCTGTATTTCATGTATCTCAGTTAAAGAAGCAGATTGGTAAGGCCCACATACCATCACCAGTTTTACCTGTAGTTGATCATGCTGGAGAGGTGATTATGAGGCCAGAGAAGGTCTTATCTACCAGATCAATCACTACAAGAAGAAATGAATTTAATCAACTCCTCATACAATGGACAAACTCTGCTCCGGAAGATGCTACTTGGGAGGACAAGTCGAACATTCAAGCTCATTATCCaaatttcatccttgaggacaaggataccTTCTAA